From the Burkholderiales bacterium genome, one window contains:
- a CDS encoding cyclase family protein has protein sequence MARGVLIGVAKSKGVPYLPSSYAITPADLQEALRKQGTTLRPGDVVLRRTGLMTLRPDVEQYRLLDQAGVSPQAAQWLVETQQAMLLGADNFGVESFPSKDPENFVPVHTYLQAEKGVSLLEAVWLEDLSRDRVYEFLFIAVPLKIRNATASPLRPIAIPIRSR, from the coding sequence ATCGCCCGCGGCGTTCTGATCGGCGTCGCCAAGTCCAAGGGTGTGCCCTACCTGCCATCGTCCTACGCCATCACCCCGGCGGACCTGCAGGAAGCGCTGAGGAAGCAGGGCACCACGCTTCGCCCGGGCGACGTAGTGCTGAGGCGAACCGGTCTGATGACCCTGCGGCCCGACGTGGAGCAGTACCGCCTTCTGGATCAGGCCGGAGTGAGCCCGCAGGCGGCGCAGTGGCTGGTGGAGACGCAGCAGGCGATGCTGCTCGGCGCAGACAACTTCGGGGTCGAGAGCTTTCCCTCGAAGGACCCGGAGAACTTCGTACCGGTGCACACTTATCTGCAGGCCGAGAAAGGCGTCTCGCTGCTCGAAGCGGTTTGGCTGGAGGATCTGTCGAGGGACCGGGTGTACGAGTTCCTCTTCATCGCGGTGCCGCTGAAGATACGCAACGCGACTGCCTCTCCCTTGCGCCCGATCGCGATTCCGATCAGGAGCAGGTAG
- a CDS encoding VOC family protein, producing MGEALLFDHIHLISRDPKAAADWYCAMFGGEISAVQENLRGAPQIDVRVGGMTIVIRGQRPGEQPARPRPMQHFNGFSSHNEWGTDHFGFSYRGNLRAFCDELKRKGVRMAVEPWEFKPGMVLCYVEAPDGVSIELIQVNSQE from the coding sequence ATGGGAGAGGCACTGCTGTTCGACCACATTCACCTCATCAGCCGCGATCCGAAAGCGGCGGCCGACTGGTATTGCGCGATGTTCGGCGGCGAGATCAGCGCGGTGCAGGAGAATCTGCGCGGCGCGCCGCAGATCGACGTCCGGGTCGGTGGCATGACGATCGTCATCCGCGGCCAGCGGCCGGGCGAGCAGCCGGCCCGGCCCCGCCCCATGCAGCACTTCAACGGCTTTTCCAGCCACAACGAATGGGGGACCGACCACTTTGGTTTCAGCTATCGCGGCAACCTGCGTGCCTTCTGCGACGAACTCAAACGCAAAGGCGTGCGCATGGCCGTCGAGCCTTGGGAATTCAAGCCCGGAATGGTGCTTTGCTATGTCGAAGCGCCTGATGGAGTGAGTATCGAGTTGATTCAGGTAAATAGCCAAGAATAG